The proteins below come from a single Cannabis sativa cultivar Pink pepper isolate KNU-18-1 chromosome 3, ASM2916894v1, whole genome shotgun sequence genomic window:
- the LOC115709683 gene encoding pentatricopeptide repeat-containing protein At3g09650, chloroplastic gives MNAKPPPRSPSSPLNPLSTLPSSSSSASNPFPLAHWASPPTLITTPSSNHIRSSRVQVAAGQAKPIDIFLASASASTEPARSQDQTLLLLLRQRKTEDAWVAYNESPHLPSSTCLSRLVSQLSYQNTSTGLTRAQSIITRLRQERQLHRLDANSLGLLASAAAKAGHTRYATSLIKSMLRSGYLPHVKSWSAVVSRLANSGDDGPVEALKLFRSVTRRVRQFSDADLVADSKPDTGAFNAVLNACANLGDTKMFLQLFDEMPEHNAEPDVLSYNVMIKLCARVGRKDLLVFVLERILEKKIPLCMTTLHSLVAAYVGFDDLETAERIVQAMREGRRDLCKILRETSVENPNRNGQHVFEKLLPNCVTASDSEPPLLSKLYAPNTRMYTTLMKGYMKVGRIMDTVRMIEAMRHEDDTASHPDHVTYTTLVSAFVNSGSMDRARQVLAEMTRIGVPANRITYNILLKGYCKQLQIDQAKELLKDMAEEAGIEPDVVSYNILVDGCILVDDSAGALVFFNEMRAKGIAPTKISYTTLMKAFALSGQPKLAHKVFDEMLNDPRVKVDIIAWNMLVEGYCRLGMIEEAKKLIERMKEDGFHPNVATYGSLANGIALARKPGDALLLWNEVKERLKVKEGDNPDPSSLSPSPPQLKPDEGLLDTLADICVRAAFFKKALEIVACMEENGIPPNKTKYTRIYVEMHSRMFTSKHASQARQDRRRERKRAAEAFKFWLGLPNSYYGSEWRLEAIDGNQGFSD, from the coding sequence ATGAACGCTAAGCCACCACCACGTTCACCATCTTCACCCTTAAACCCTCTATCAACATTAccatcttcttcatcttctgcTTCCAACCCATTCCCCTTAGCTCACTGGGCATCTCCCCCAACCCTCATAACCACTCCTTCCTCTAATCATATTCGTTCTTCTCGGGTTCAAGTCGCCGCCGGCCAAGCTAAACCCATAGACATCTTTCTCGCCTCCGCCTCTGCCTCCACCGAACCAGCTCGGTCCCAAGACCAAACTCTTCTATTGCTTCTCCGTCAGCGGAAGACAGAGGACGCCTGGGTTGCATACAACGAGTCCCCTCATCTCCCCAGTTCCACTTGTCTAAGCCGTTTGGTCTCTCAGCTATCGTACCAAAACACCAGCACCGGCCTCACGCGCGCCCAGTCCATCATCACGCGCCTCCGTCAAGAGCGGCAGCTCCACCGTCTCGATGCTAATTCTCTTGGGCTTCTGGCATCAGCGGCTGCCAAGGCTGGACACACCCGCTATGCCACCTCGCTCATCAAGTCCATGCTTCGCTCCGGCTATCTCCCCCATGTAAAATCTTGGAGCGCAGTCGTCAGCCGTCTTGCCAATTCCGGCGACGACGGACCCGTTGAAGCATTGAAGCTCTTCCGGTCGGTGACCCGCCGTGTTCGGCAGTTCTCCGACGCTGACTTGGTTGCTGATTCGAAGCCGGATACTGGTGCTTTCAATGCTGTTCTTAACGCTTGTGCTAATCTGGGGGACACTAAGATGTTCCTCCAACTGTTCGATGAAATGCCTGAGCACAATGCCGAGCCCGATGTACTGAGTTATAATGTTATGATTAAGCTTTGCGCCAGAGTTGGTAGGAAAGACCTTCTGGTCTTTGTGCTGGAGAGAATTCTAGAGAAGAAAATCCCTTTGTGTATGACTACATTACATTCTCTTGTTGCTGCTTATGTTGGTTTTGATGATTTAGAAACTGCCGAGAGAATTGTTCAAGCAATGAGGGAAGGAAGGAGAGACCTTTGCAAGATTTTAAGGGAGACAAGTGTAGAGAATCCCAACAGAAATGGGCAACATGTGTTTGAGAAGTTGCTTCCGAATTGTGTGACAGCAAGTGATTCTGAGCCACCGTTACTGTCAAAACTATATGCTCCTAACACTAGAATGTATACAACTCTTATGAAAGGTTATATGAAAGTAGGCCGGATTATGGATACGGTTAGAATGATTGAAGCAATGAGACATGAAGATGACACTGCTAGCCATCCTGACCATGTGACATACACTACTCTCGTATCTGCGTTTGTGAATTCAGGGTCAATGGACCGTGCTCGTCAAGTTCTGGCTGAGATGACGAGAATAGGTGTGCCTGCGAACAGGATTACGTACAATATTCTTCTCAAGGGTTACTGCAAGCAATTGCAGATTGATCAAGCAAAGGAGTTGCTTAAGGATATGGCTGAAGAGGCAGGGATTGAGCCTGATGTGGTTTCTTATAACATCTTGGTTGATGGGTGTATTCTGGTTGATGACAGTGCTGGGGCACTTGTGTTTTTTAATGAAATGAGGGCAAAAGGAATTGCCCCTACCAAGATCAGCTACACCACTTTGATGAAAGCTTTTGCCTTGTCGGGTCAGCCAAAGCTAGCTCACAAGGTGTTTGATGAAATGCTCAATGACCCTCGAGTGAAAGTAGATATTATTGCCTGGAATATGTTGGTTGAAGGGTATTGTAGACTTGGGATGATTGAAGAAGCTAAGAAGCTAATTGAGAGAATGAAAGAAGATGGTTTTCACCCCAATGTAGCAACTTATGGTAGTCTAGCTAATGGGATAGCATTAGCTAGAAAACCAGGAGATGCACTGTTACTTTGGAATGAAGTGAAGGAGAGGCTTAAAGTGAAGGAAGGGGATAATCCAGATCCCTCGTCGTTGTCTCCTTCTCCACCACAGCTGAAACCGGATGAAGGGCTGTTGGATACACTGGCTGATATATGTGTTAGAGCTGCTTTCTTCAAGAAAGCTCTTGAGATTGTGGCTTGCATGGAAGAGAATGGTATACCTCCAAATAAGACCAAATACACTCGAATTTACGTGGAGATGCATTCTAGGATGTTTACAAGTAAGCATGCCTCACAAGCCAGGCAAGATAGGaggagggagaggaagagagCTGCTGAGGCTTTCAAGTTCTGGTTGGGTTTGCCTAACTC